The Tenacibaculum jejuense genome includes a window with the following:
- a CDS encoding RagB/SusD family nutrient uptake outer membrane protein, whose translation MKQIKNIYTILIIILISYSCSDNFLEPAPVGTPNGETFYSNDDELELGVVNMYDGIQGINSTNSNDNHGIQVEFYVTEMRSDNTQTKSSEGEAAQFENYTIEANNGIVADYYRSFYNVIFRANIILQNLGNASSSNRTRFEGEAKFVRAYAYFNLVRLFGDIPLIDRVIAPADKEIQFTRKSKDEVYTLIESDLNRAIETLGNGSKNRASRAAAQTLLAKVYMTTENKRYLEAQQLCESVMNSGFSLETNFKDIFFNEGNNEVIFSIGYLGDDAQNSQNFSAEWLNAVGRTSGVNYVTPDAKEALDNFGGNRTDFSYRVDQAQPTQFQVVKYIPEGDASLGIDPTSSNPTQAGNDWVVLRYADVLLLHVEAIIGSSNETSVPAALASFQAIRDRAGLTTTVTNITKEDLLLERRVELAFENHRLFDLLRFNKAQEILTTFSTNIGASFSATDLLLPIPQREVNLGGGILEQNPGY comes from the coding sequence ATGAAACAAATAAAAAATATTTACACAATATTAATTATCATTTTGATTTCGTATTCATGTAGTGATAATTTTTTAGAACCAGCACCAGTTGGAACTCCGAATGGAGAGACATTTTACTCTAATGATGATGAATTAGAACTAGGTGTTGTTAATATGTATGACGGAATTCAAGGAATTAATTCGACAAATTCTAATGACAATCACGGAATTCAAGTTGAATTCTATGTTACTGAAATGAGAAGTGATAATACTCAAACTAAAAGTAGTGAAGGAGAAGCAGCTCAATTTGAAAACTATACAATAGAAGCTAATAATGGTATTGTAGCAGATTATTATCGTAGTTTTTACAATGTTATTTTTAGAGCAAATATCATCTTACAAAATTTAGGAAATGCAAGTAGTTCAAACCGAACTAGATTTGAAGGTGAAGCTAAATTTGTTAGAGCATATGCATATTTTAATTTAGTACGATTATTTGGGGATATTCCATTAATAGATCGAGTTATCGCTCCAGCAGATAAAGAAATTCAATTTACCAGAAAATCAAAAGATGAGGTATATACTCTAATTGAATCAGATTTAAACAGAGCCATTGAAACATTAGGAAACGGGTCAAAAAACAGAGCATCTAGAGCAGCAGCACAAACGTTATTGGCTAAAGTTTATATGACTACAGAAAACAAACGTTACTTAGAAGCACAACAATTATGTGAAAGCGTAATGAATTCTGGTTTTTCTTTAGAAACTAATTTTAAAGATATATTCTTTAATGAAGGAAACAACGAAGTTATATTTTCAATAGGATATTTAGGTGATGATGCACAAAATAGCCAAAATTTTTCTGCAGAATGGTTGAATGCAGTTGGAAGAACTAGTGGAGTAAATTATGTAACTCCAGATGCAAAAGAAGCATTAGATAACTTCGGAGGTAATCGAACTGATTTTTCATATAGAGTAGATCAAGCACAACCAACACAATTTCAAGTAGTAAAATATATACCTGAAGGAGATGCAAGTCTAGGAATAGACCCTACTTCAAGTAATCCAACACAAGCAGGAAATGATTGGGTAGTACTACGTTATGCTGATGTATTGTTATTACATGTTGAAGCCATTATAGGATCATCAAATGAAACTAGTGTTCCTGCGGCTTTAGCTTCTTTCCAAGCAATTCGTGATAGAGCAGGATTAACAACTACTGTAACCAATATAACTAAAGAAGACTTATTGTTAGAACGAAGAGTAGAATTGGCTTTTGAAAATCATCGTCTTTTTGATTTGTTACGATTCAATAAAGCACAAGAAATCTTAACAACATTCTCTACTAATATTGGAGCAAGTTTTAGCGCAACAGATTTACTATTACCTATCCCACAAAGAGAAGTGAATTTAGGAGGAGGGATTTTAGAACAAAATCCTGGTTACTAA
- a CDS encoding SusC/RagA family TonB-linked outer membrane protein, which produces MKLQTRLTFIAMLFCWIAISAQESFTVSGTILSKEDNQPIPGANIILFGTVKGTSTDFDGKFFLKVKKGQVLQISSVGFKDRLITIENNKELTIVLTEEANVLNEVVVVGYGSQKKSNVTGAVSKLVNKDLEQIGVARVDDALVGQVSGVNIQATEGEAGSAPTIRIRGTGSISGVSDPLIVVDGLVVDNEFLGSLDMNDVASFDVLKDAASTAIYGSRGSNGVIQIITKSGKEGKTKFSYNTFTGIKEARQSEAYNLTLAKTAQAELALNGSLSDRTRYKQLIGTDRSWQDVIFDGGTITNHSFSVRGGTKKTKFSANLGYVHDEGVLITDDFKKYNLKLKVDTELSKKFKVGFSLTPTFTDRRRFDGSAHDILRQPSWLPLYVDANNIQFVNRLRDNGRWANVQIGDYAVQRMFDDYDLLTGQPIATGGTDISNSSNTNPAAKVLERNRTEERFRLFGSVYLNYKIVDDLEFKTSFSGDFEQRNGFRYSGVLANRNGADAAFLTTTDLNRIHLVSDNYFTYNHVFNDKHNINAVAGFSTETFDTKTQSITGTGFTSDISQTLDAATNISNKSSLQYETTFMSFFGRINYAFDDRYLVSLSFRRDGSSIFGPDSKFGNFPAASVGWIASNEKFLEDSDVVSNLKIRASYGLSGNNRLNTGDVLIDTYPSIALLQATSTIIDNNVLSAFDPLNLPNPDLQWEQSSEINLGLDFGLFNNRISGAVDVYKRNNNKQLLFNPVSVTTGFAQALVNLGEVENKGIELELQTRNIVTEDFSWSSSMLASINENELINFGDSDGQILNVDSKRAAEWINSVGNPVASFYGWVVDREIPLEFIRDPFHPVGGQAQDVYVKDLNGDGLIDDDDKTILGDPYPDLVWSFSNSFRYKNVDLSFMWQGSHGAEVRNMGDQYLFNHFNSSQDFDPAITPDQGFIKQKIFTNSIIQDASYIALRNVNIGYNFSNDLPDTFDFFTRARVYVTGQNLLYFTASNYTGFNPEFVQRTGPLTFGYQRAGSPIARTISLGLNLEF; this is translated from the coding sequence ATGAAATTACAAACCAGATTAACTTTTATAGCAATGCTCTTCTGTTGGATTGCTATATCAGCTCAAGAATCTTTCACGGTAAGTGGTACCATACTTTCCAAAGAAGATAACCAGCCTATACCTGGAGCTAATATTATTTTATTTGGTACAGTTAAAGGAACTTCAACAGATTTTGATGGTAAATTTTTTTTAAAAGTAAAAAAAGGACAGGTACTTCAAATTTCAAGTGTTGGATTCAAAGATCGATTAATTACGATTGAAAATAATAAAGAATTAACCATTGTACTAACCGAAGAAGCAAATGTTCTTAATGAAGTAGTGGTAGTAGGTTATGGATCACAAAAGAAATCGAATGTAACAGGAGCGGTATCTAAACTTGTTAACAAAGATTTAGAACAGATCGGTGTAGCTCGTGTTGATGATGCTTTAGTAGGACAAGTTTCCGGAGTAAACATTCAAGCAACTGAAGGAGAAGCAGGTTCGGCACCAACGATTAGAATAAGAGGTACAGGTTCTATTTCAGGAGTTTCTGATCCGCTTATTGTAGTTGATGGATTAGTAGTTGATAATGAGTTTTTAGGCTCTTTAGATATGAATGACGTCGCTTCTTTTGATGTGTTAAAAGATGCAGCTTCTACAGCTATTTATGGATCTAGAGGTAGTAATGGTGTTATTCAAATCATTACAAAATCAGGAAAAGAAGGAAAAACCAAGTTTTCGTACAATACCTTCACAGGTATTAAGGAAGCGAGACAATCAGAAGCTTATAATCTTACCTTAGCAAAAACAGCTCAAGCAGAATTAGCACTTAACGGTTCGTTATCTGATAGAACAAGATATAAACAATTAATTGGTACAGATAGAAGTTGGCAAGATGTTATTTTTGATGGAGGTACAATTACAAATCATTCATTTAGTGTAAGAGGAGGAACAAAAAAAACAAAATTTAGTGCAAACCTTGGATATGTTCATGATGAAGGTGTTTTAATTACAGACGATTTTAAAAAATATAACTTAAAACTTAAAGTCGATACAGAATTATCTAAGAAGTTTAAAGTTGGTTTTAGCCTAACACCAACATTTACAGATCGAAGACGTTTTGATGGTTCAGCTCATGATATTTTAAGACAGCCATCTTGGTTGCCATTATATGTAGATGCAAATAATATTCAATTTGTAAATCGCTTGAGAGACAATGGAAGATGGGCTAATGTACAAATTGGCGATTATGCTGTACAACGTATGTTTGATGATTACGATTTACTTACAGGTCAGCCAATAGCTACAGGAGGAACAGATATAAGTAATTCTTCAAATACAAATCCAGCTGCTAAAGTATTGGAAAGAAACAGAACAGAAGAAAGGTTTAGATTATTTGGTTCTGTATATTTGAATTATAAAATTGTAGATGATTTAGAGTTTAAAACTTCTTTCTCAGGAGATTTTGAACAAAGAAACGGATTTCGTTACTCTGGAGTTTTAGCAAATAGAAATGGAGCCGATGCAGCTTTTTTAACAACAACAGATTTAAATAGAATTCATTTAGTTTCAGATAACTATTTCACATATAATCATGTGTTTAATGATAAACATAACATAAATGCTGTAGCTGGTTTTTCAACAGAAACTTTTGATACCAAAACACAATCTATAACAGGAACAGGATTTACATCAGATATTTCTCAAACTTTAGATGCGGCAACTAATATTTCGAATAAATCTTCTTTACAGTATGAAACTACATTTATGTCTTTCTTTGGAAGAATAAACTATGCTTTTGATGATAGATATTTAGTGTCTTTAAGTTTTAGAAGAGATGGTAGTTCTATTTTCGGACCCGATTCTAAGTTTGGAAATTTCCCAGCAGCATCTGTTGGTTGGATTGCTAGTAACGAAAAGTTTTTAGAAGATAGTGATGTAGTATCCAATTTAAAAATTAGAGCAAGTTATGGATTAAGTGGAAATAATAGATTGAATACGGGTGATGTATTAATAGATACGTATCCTTCAATAGCTTTATTACAAGCTACTTCTACAATAATAGACAACAACGTACTCTCTGCTTTTGATCCTTTAAATTTACCAAATCCAGATTTACAATGGGAACAATCTAGTGAGATCAATCTAGGTTTAGATTTTGGTTTATTCAATAATAGAATCAGCGGAGCCGTAGATGTATACAAAAGAAACAATAACAAACAACTACTTTTTAACCCAGTTTCAGTAACTACCGGATTTGCTCAAGCTTTAGTCAACCTTGGAGAAGTTGAAAATAAAGGAATTGAACTTGAGTTACAAACTCGTAATATCGTAACAGAAGATTTTAGTTGGTCATCAAGCATGTTAGCTTCAATAAATGAAAATGAATTAATCAATTTTGGAGATTCTGATGGTCAAATTTTAAATGTAGATTCTAAAAGAGCGGCAGAATGGATCAATTCTGTAGGAAATCCGGTAGCTTCCTTTTATGGTTGGGTGGTTGATAGAGAAATTCCTCTAGAGTTTATTAGAGATCCTTTTCATCCAGTTGGAGGTCAAGCTCAAGATGTTTATGTAAAAGACTTAAATGGAGATGGATTAATTGATGATGATGATAAAACAATTTTAGGAGATCCTTATCCAGATTTAGTTTGGAGTTTTAGCAATAGTTTTAGATACAAAAATGTAGATCTAAGCTTTATGTGGCAAGGAAGTCATGGAGCTGAGGTCAGAAATATGGGAGATCAGTATTTATTCAATCATTTCAATAGCTCACAAGATTTTGATCCTGCTATAACACCAGATCAAGGATTCATAAAACAAAAAATATTCACCAATTCAATCATTCAAGATGCTTCTTACATCGCTTTAAGAAATGTAAATATTGGCTACAATTTTTCAAATGATTTACCAGATACTTTCGACTTTTTTACTAGAGCAAGAGTATATGTAACAGGGCAAAACTTATTATACTTTACAGCAAGTAATTATACAGGATTTAACCCCGAGTTTGTGCAACGTACAGGACCTTTAACTTTTGGATATCAAAGAGCAGGTTCACCAATTGCAAGAACTATTTCATTAGGATTAAACTTAGAATTTTAA
- a CDS encoding cupin domain-containing protein, with product MKTFEASKEFLFGDEIEWEVVGEGVKRKIMGYDDKIMLVKVHFEVGGVGPMHEHYHSQVTYVENGAFELTIGKETKILKGGDCFYIPPHVMHGAICKEAGVLIDVFSPIREDFMQNTDK from the coding sequence ATGAAAACATTTGAAGCGAGTAAAGAATTTCTCTTTGGAGATGAAATTGAATGGGAAGTTGTTGGGGAAGGAGTTAAACGAAAAATTATGGGGTATGATGATAAAATCATGTTGGTTAAAGTACACTTTGAAGTCGGTGGAGTAGGACCAATGCATGAGCATTATCATTCTCAAGTTACTTATGTAGAAAATGGAGCTTTCGAATTAACTATAGGAAAAGAAACTAAAATACTTAAGGGAGGAGATTGTTTTTACATCCCACCACACGTTATGCACGGAGCTATCTGTAAAGAAGCAGGAGTTTTGATTGATGTATTTAGTCCTATTCGAGAAGATTTTATGCAAAATACTGACAAATAA
- a CDS encoding alginate lyase family protein, whose product MLRTTQIILILLLFSFFSCNKTNESQTKANKHTAAHPNLMLTVDGVNSIKKNLKTTPLFDQTLEQTKNEVDEQIAKGIDIPIPKDMAGGYPHTQHKINYAVMQKAGLLFQILGDEKYAAYIKEMLMGYADLYPKLNRHPETRSYARGKIFWQCLNDANWLVYTSQAYDCIYNWLSEKDRGHLEENLFRPFADFLSIETPQFFNRIHNHSTWGCVAVGMIGLVMNDDELVNRALYGIKKDGISNEALDNDGGLIKSKDGKAGFLANLDSPFSPDGYYTEGPYYHRYALYPFLIFAQALQNKKPELKIFEYKNGVLLKSVDAILNLTDEDGDFFPLNDGQKGMSYFNSSLISAVDIAYFYGNKNKQLLSIAKAQNKVQLDETGMAVALALKEDLAEPFEKSSIELTDGANGDEGAIGILRGTYKNQKLTLVMKYSAHGLSHGHFDKLSFSLYENGEEVIQDYGLSRFVNVEQKNGGGYLKENKTWAKQTIAHNTITVNQTSQYKGKFKESSKNHSEKYLFNSSNKKVQVVSAIENNAYNNVVLQRTMVLVTDTDLAAPFVLDINKIKSKNNNTYDLPFYYFGQVIGTNLKLETSFQLNTLGNTNGYQHLWKEAKAKPLNQFTQFTWLNHNKFYSISSVSETNEDYILGRIGANDPNFNLRRDPVFIHRKQNKSNTLFVNVIESHGTYNAVLELAKQSKSTIENTSIIYDDKDYTAIKIVFTNKEQRVFIISNTNPSENTKHELTIKDKHYKWVGAYYFNN is encoded by the coding sequence ATGTTAAGAACAACCCAAATTATTCTTATCCTTTTATTGTTTTCGTTTTTTTCATGTAATAAAACTAATGAGAGTCAAACAAAAGCAAATAAGCACACAGCAGCTCACCCTAATTTAATGTTAACGGTTGATGGTGTAAATAGCATCAAAAAGAATTTAAAAACGACACCTTTATTCGATCAAACATTAGAACAAACCAAAAATGAAGTAGATGAGCAGATAGCCAAAGGAATTGATATTCCTATTCCAAAAGATATGGCTGGAGGTTATCCACATACTCAGCATAAAATAAATTATGCGGTAATGCAAAAGGCAGGACTTTTATTTCAAATTTTAGGTGACGAAAAATATGCAGCTTACATAAAGGAAATGTTGATGGGATATGCAGATTTATACCCAAAATTAAATCGTCATCCCGAAACAAGATCATATGCAAGAGGTAAAATATTTTGGCAATGTTTAAACGATGCGAACTGGTTAGTGTATACAAGTCAAGCTTACGATTGTATTTACAATTGGTTATCGGAGAAAGATAGAGGCCATTTAGAAGAAAATTTATTCAGACCCTTTGCTGATTTCTTATCAATAGAAACACCACAATTTTTCAATCGTATTCATAATCATAGTACTTGGGGTTGTGTTGCTGTTGGTATGATTGGTTTGGTTATGAATGATGATGAATTGGTAAATAGAGCTTTATATGGTATAAAAAAAGATGGGATTTCAAATGAAGCTTTAGATAATGACGGTGGTTTAATTAAGTCTAAAGATGGAAAAGCAGGATTTCTAGCAAATTTAGATAGCCCGTTTTCTCCTGATGGATATTATACAGAAGGACCGTATTATCACAGATATGCATTGTATCCTTTTTTAATTTTTGCTCAAGCACTTCAAAACAAAAAACCTGAGCTTAAAATTTTTGAATACAAGAATGGTGTTTTACTAAAGTCTGTAGATGCGATTTTAAATCTAACAGATGAAGATGGAGATTTCTTTCCTTTAAATGATGGACAAAAAGGAATGTCATACTTCAATTCTTCTCTAATTTCTGCAGTTGATATTGCATATTTCTATGGAAATAAAAATAAACAGCTATTATCTATCGCAAAAGCTCAAAATAAGGTTCAATTAGATGAAACAGGTATGGCTGTTGCTTTAGCTTTAAAAGAGGATTTAGCAGAACCTTTTGAGAAAAGTTCAATTGAATTAACAGATGGAGCTAATGGTGATGAAGGAGCCATTGGTATTTTAAGAGGAACTTACAAGAATCAAAAATTGACTTTAGTAATGAAGTATTCTGCTCATGGTTTAAGTCATGGACATTTCGATAAACTTTCTTTTTCATTGTATGAAAATGGTGAAGAAGTAATTCAAGATTATGGATTATCAAGATTTGTAAATGTTGAACAAAAAAATGGTGGCGGGTATTTAAAAGAGAACAAAACCTGGGCAAAACAAACTATTGCTCATAATACCATTACGGTAAATCAAACCTCTCAATACAAAGGAAAGTTTAAAGAGAGTAGTAAAAATCATTCAGAAAAATATTTGTTTAACAGCTCTAATAAGAAAGTACAAGTTGTAAGTGCAATAGAAAATAATGCATATAATAATGTTGTACTTCAAAGAACAATGGTTTTGGTAACAGATACTGATTTAGCAGCTCCTTTTGTTTTAGATATCAATAAAATAAAATCTAAAAATAATAACACTTACGATTTACCTTTTTATTATTTCGGACAAGTAATTGGAACGAATTTAAAATTAGAAACTTCTTTCCAATTAAATACTTTAGGTAATACAAATGGATATCAGCATTTATGGAAAGAAGCAAAAGCGAAGCCTTTAAATCAATTCACACAGTTTACATGGTTAAATCATAATAAATTCTATTCGATATCTTCTGTATCTGAAACAAATGAAGATTACATTTTAGGAAGAATAGGTGCAAATGATCCTAATTTTAATTTAAGAAGAGATCCGGTTTTTATTCACCGTAAACAAAATAAGTCCAATACATTATTTGTAAATGTTATAGAATCTCACGGAACTTATAATGCAGTGCTTGAACTAGCAAAACAATCAAAAAGTACTATAGAAAATACAAGTATAATATATGATGATAAAGATTATACTGCTATAAAAATTGTATTTACCAATAAAGAACAACGCGTATTTATAATTTCAAATACAAATCCCTCAGAAAATACAAAACACGAATTAACTATAAAAGATAAGCATTACAAATGGGTGGGTGCTTACTATTTCAATAATTAA
- a CDS encoding chondroitinase-B domain-containing protein, with amino-acid sequence MGKIILKVRKFILCFIIIAMCCNCNTVTKNEILVKTKAALEEAIHKAKPGDVILLSNGEWEDIELKFYAIGTKKAPITLKAQEKGKVFITGKSFLKIGGEYLKVEDLHFKDGYTTEKAVIRFKVDNNKIAKNCTVSNCVIEDFTQPDRNKKDHWIEFWGQQNQLDHCYITGKSNQGPTLRVFLKGNENINTYHKIFANHFGPRPRKGGPRAETMQIGDSYTSMTPAYVKVENNYFEKCNGEVEIISSKSNFNEFNHNVFYQCEGSLVLRHGNYNKINGNIFIGNDSSDFIGGIRVINTGHWITNNYFYNLKGKEFRAPLAIMNGIPKSPLNRYNQVTDVVIANNSWVNCRAPFHFSVGANLEQSDVLPPSEIRSARPERVIIANNILYNESYEDIPIVTYDKVDGISFYKNISNNPNISKVQTEGIITQKFETKVESSWLQISIAINETPYDGFEFEDRITTDLFGNKRVNNTIGAIQIDGKNISKEINTNQYGTDWFHPNDKKVTEEEFTVNTAKELKVAIEKTKEKAVIYLTGNDYELETSLHIKKKIKITPKGSNKKVNITFISDVPAFVLHPNANLEISGLNLKGNKKNKAFTTLKELMHSPYNLTVNDTNVEDFQTILEVSKGSFADEITIKNSQFANCKNGILLNKETNDKGDYNAEFLKIENTTFNKIENNVVDYYRGGYDESTIGGNLILQNSKFINCGRGAKNEILIKTRGIVNMVFKDNTFTNNAVDYIAILWGAKGQKGVNNTIQNSGILKVEENLALKLIY; translated from the coding sequence ATGGGGAAAATTATCCTAAAAGTAAGAAAGTTTATTTTATGTTTCATTATTATTGCTATGTGTTGCAATTGTAATACGGTCACTAAAAATGAAATTTTAGTTAAAACTAAGGCGGCTTTGGAAGAAGCTATTCATAAAGCAAAACCAGGAGATGTTATTCTGTTATCTAATGGTGAGTGGGAAGATATTGAGTTAAAGTTTTATGCTATAGGAACAAAAAAGGCTCCAATTACACTTAAAGCACAAGAAAAAGGGAAAGTATTTATTACAGGTAAATCTTTTTTAAAAATTGGAGGCGAGTATTTAAAAGTTGAAGATTTACACTTTAAAGATGGTTACACAACAGAGAAAGCAGTAATTCGTTTTAAGGTAGATAATAATAAAATCGCAAAAAATTGTACAGTTTCTAATTGTGTAATTGAAGATTTTACTCAACCAGATAGAAATAAAAAAGATCATTGGATTGAATTTTGGGGACAACAAAATCAGTTAGATCATTGTTACATAACAGGAAAAAGTAACCAAGGACCCACACTTAGAGTTTTCTTAAAAGGAAACGAAAACATAAATACTTACCATAAAATTTTCGCTAATCATTTTGGACCTAGACCAAGAAAAGGTGGTCCTAGAGCTGAAACTATGCAAATTGGCGATAGTTATACTTCAATGACTCCAGCTTATGTTAAGGTAGAGAATAATTATTTTGAAAAATGTAACGGAGAAGTAGAAATTATTTCTAGTAAATCTAATTTTAATGAGTTTAATCACAATGTTTTTTACCAGTGTGAAGGTTCTTTAGTATTGAGGCATGGTAATTACAATAAAATAAATGGAAACATTTTTATAGGTAACGATAGCTCTGATTTCATCGGGGGAATTAGAGTTATCAATACCGGTCACTGGATTACCAATAATTATTTCTATAATTTAAAAGGAAAAGAATTTAGAGCGCCATTAGCTATAATGAACGGAATACCTAAGTCACCTTTAAATAGGTATAATCAAGTAACAGACGTTGTTATTGCTAATAATAGTTGGGTGAATTGTCGTGCGCCATTTCATTTTAGTGTTGGAGCAAATTTAGAACAAAGTGATGTTTTACCACCTTCAGAAATTAGATCAGCAAGACCAGAAAGAGTCATCATCGCGAATAATATCCTATATAACGAAAGCTATGAAGATATTCCAATTGTTACTTACGATAAAGTTGATGGAATTTCGTTCTATAAAAACATTTCTAATAATCCAAATATAAGTAAGGTTCAAACAGAAGGAATAATAACCCAAAAGTTTGAAACTAAAGTAGAATCAAGCTGGTTGCAAATTTCAATAGCGATAAATGAAACTCCTTACGATGGATTTGAATTTGAAGATCGAATTACTACTGATTTATTTGGTAACAAAAGAGTGAATAATACTATTGGAGCTATTCAAATTGATGGCAAAAATATTAGTAAAGAAATAAATACAAATCAATACGGAACAGATTGGTTTCATCCAAATGATAAAAAAGTAACTGAAGAAGAATTTACAGTAAATACTGCTAAAGAATTAAAAGTTGCTATTGAAAAAACTAAAGAGAAAGCAGTAATCTACTTAACAGGAAATGATTATGAGTTAGAAACTTCTCTTCATATTAAAAAGAAGATAAAAATTACTCCAAAAGGCTCAAACAAAAAAGTAAATATAACCTTTATTTCTGATGTTCCAGCGTTTGTTTTACATCCAAATGCTAACTTAGAAATATCAGGGTTGAATCTGAAAGGGAATAAGAAAAATAAGGCATTTACTACTTTAAAAGAGTTGATGCATTCGCCATATAATTTAACTGTAAATGATACTAATGTAGAAGATTTTCAAACAATTTTAGAAGTTTCTAAAGGATCATTTGCAGACGAAATTACTATTAAAAACTCACAATTTGCCAACTGTAAAAATGGAATTCTTTTAAATAAAGAAACCAATGATAAAGGAGATTATAATGCAGAATTTTTAAAAATAGAGAATACTACTTTTAACAAGATTGAAAACAATGTTGTTGATTATTACAGAGGTGGATATGATGAATCTACAATAGGAGGGAATTTGATATTACAAAACTCAAAATTCATTAACTGCGGAAGAGGAGCTAAAAATGAGATTTTAATTAAAACAAGAGGAATTGTAAATATGGTTTTTAAAGACAATACATTTACAAATAATGCAGTAGATTATATCGCTATTTTGTGGGGAGCAAAAGGTCAAAAAGGAGTGAATAATACAATTCAAAACTCAGGGATTTTAAAAGTAGAAGAAAATTTAGCATTAAAATTAATCTACTAA
- a CDS encoding TrmH family RNA methyltransferase, which yields MIDEELLQYLEGYVTDNRKQTFKEVLANRTKHFTVVLENVFQPHNASAVVRSCDIFGIQDVYTVENSYVNKVSRKIAKGSQKWLDFHRFKSQNNNTQECFEDLKNKGYQIIATTPHNDSCYLSDFDITKKSAFVFGVEREGVSEFMMENADGYLKIPMVGFTESLNISVAAAIILQDVTTRLRKSDVNWQLTKQEQLTIYSEWIEKSLKNADKLKEFYKDNK from the coding sequence ATGATAGATGAAGAATTATTACAATATTTAGAAGGTTACGTTACAGACAATAGAAAGCAAACATTTAAAGAGGTACTAGCTAATAGAACTAAGCATTTTACTGTAGTTTTAGAGAACGTCTTTCAACCACATAATGCAAGTGCTGTAGTAAGAAGTTGTGATATTTTCGGAATTCAAGATGTATATACTGTAGAGAATAGTTATGTCAACAAGGTTTCAAGAAAAATAGCCAAAGGAAGTCAAAAATGGTTAGATTTTCATCGATTTAAATCTCAAAACAATAATACTCAAGAATGTTTTGAAGATTTAAAGAATAAAGGATATCAAATTATAGCAACCACACCACATAACGATTCTTGTTATTTATCTGATTTTGATATCACCAAAAAATCTGCTTTTGTTTTTGGAGTAGAAAGAGAAGGAGTTTCTGAATTTATGATGGAAAATGCAGACGGTTATTTAAAAATTCCAATGGTAGGTTTTACAGAAAGTTTAAATATTTCCGTTGCTGCAGCTATTATACTTCAAGATGTTACCACTCGTTTAAGAAAATCTGATGTAAATTGGCAACTAACAAAACAAGAACAGTTAACTATTTATTCGGAGTGGATTGAAAAGTCTCTTAAAAATGCAGATAAACTGAAAGAGTTTTATAAAGACAATAAATAG
- a CDS encoding Sir2 family NAD-dependent protein deacetylase has protein sequence MKKLVVLTGAGISAESGINTFRDADGLWEGHDIMEVASPQGFRNNPELVLDFYNQRRRQLFDVSPNEAHFNLKKLEDEYEVHIITQNVDDLHERAKSSHIIHLHGELLKAKSSISDDFICEWTKDINIGDKAKDGSQLRPYIVWFGEDVPMIPKAVEIVEQADIFVIIGTSMQVYPAASLINFIEEETPIYFIDPKPMVNKNAFNNLTIIKDVASLGTKKLLELLNVSNH, from the coding sequence ATGAAAAAATTAGTTGTACTTACAGGAGCTGGAATTAGCGCAGAAAGCGGAATAAATACTTTTAGAGATGCTGATGGATTATGGGAAGGTCATGATATTATGGAAGTAGCTTCTCCACAAGGTTTTAGAAATAATCCTGAATTGGTTTTAGATTTTTACAACCAAAGAAGAAGACAACTATTTGACGTTTCTCCTAATGAAGCTCACTTTAACCTGAAAAAGTTAGAGGATGAATATGAAGTACATATCATTACACAAAATGTTGATGATTTACATGAGCGAGCTAAAAGTTCACATATTATTCATTTGCATGGAGAGCTTTTAAAAGCAAAAAGTTCGATTTCAGATGATTTTATTTGTGAATGGACTAAAGATATAAATATTGGCGACAAAGCTAAAGATGGTTCTCAATTACGCCCTTACATCGTGTGGTTTGGTGAAGATGTACCTATGATACCAAAAGCTGTTGAAATTGTTGAACAAGCAGATATTTTTGTTATCATTGGAACTTCAATGCAAGTTTATCCTGCAGCTAGTTTAATCAATTTTATTGAGGAAGAAACACCTATATATTTTATTGATCCTAAACCTATGGTAAATAAAAACGCCTTTAATAATTTAACAATTATTAAAGACGTAGCTTCTTTGGGGACAAAAAAATTATTAGAATTACTTAATGTAAGTAATCATTAA